In Montipora capricornis isolate CH-2021 chromosome 4, ASM3666992v2, whole genome shotgun sequence, the DNA window CCGTGTGCGTGCGCTGGTGTTCTTTTAAGTGACTACTACGGCTAAAACTTTTTTTGCATTGGTGGCAGGGAAACGGTTTCTCTCCCGTGTGCATACGCTGGTGCTCTTTCAATGTCCCTCTTTGATTAAAGCGTTTGCCGCATTCACCGCACGAAAACAGTTTGTCTGCCGTGTGCGTTCGTTGGTGTACTTGCAAAACATCACTACGGCTAAAACTTTTTCCACATTCATGGCATGGATACGGTTTCTCTCCCGTGTGACTTCGCTGATGTCTTTTTAAATCACCGTTTTGACTAAAACATTTTCCGCAATGGTCGCATGAGTACGGTTTATTTTCTACCAAGTGAATTCGCTGTTGATGCTTTTTTAGATGCCGTCTTTTTCTAAAAAGTTTCCCACATTGATCGCACTCCCATGAATTTTTACCCAGATTAGGATAAGATGGGTTTACAGCAACACTACAGGGGGTCACTCTCTTCTCTACCACCACAGTGTTGATTTGGTGTTGTTCGATGTGAGTCACCCCCTCGGTCAcctcttccttttcttccagAACTgtggtttcttttttcaccaCCAAGGTTATTTTGGGTTCTGTGGCTGTAGAGAGGGCGGTTTCTTTGGCTCCCATGTGCGCTTGTCTCTGATGTTCACGCCACTGTTTGCGGCCATGACACAACGACAAACGATGTTCCAATCGCCAACAAACCCTGCAGACGGTAGTTTCATGTTCTTCTTGATAGTGCTCTTTTAGCTGATTTTGAGTTGTCGCTTTGTACTGACACCAAGGACATCCCCAGTGGCGTAATGGTTCTAGCAAAAAAAATGATCAAATCAAACCCTAAAACGTTTGGATTTCTATCCTATCCCAAATGCTGGAAAAAAAAGACTCAAAGTCGTACCTTTCACTAGAACATCAAACTGCAATGATGTTTTCTGGCAACACTCGCCATGTTGTTGGTGTTTATTCCAGAGGATGGCTGATAAAAAGACAACCTGGCAGTGTTTACAACAGAAAAAAGAAGTCTCGTGTTCTTTTCGAGTATGTTGTTCTAGGCCTTCCCTCGAATCAAAAAAGAGGGAACAAGAGttacaaagaaaaaatggtTCCATAGTAGTTCGTTTCATGGCTTCCTGTTGGTTTTGTGTTCAGTCTTGAACGAATGAACGAACTCGAGAGAGGATTCAAACTCATTTATTATTCAAAGGACAAACCCTCAACTAATTGAAACAGCtattatattttaattttttcaaaaacttcctgtctaaaacaaaaaaacactaaaTTGTATGAATTCGCTTGTATCTTTTTGTGTGCGTTCGTTGGTGCGCTTCCAAATGGTCTCTTCGGATAAAACGTTTCTCGCAATGATCGCAGGAATACGCTTTATTTGTCGTGTGCGTTTGCTGGTGTATTTTCAAATCATAGTTACAGTTAAAACGTTTCCCACATTCATCGCATGGGTAAAGTTTCTCTATCGTGTACGTGCTCtggttctttttcaaatttttctctCCTGTGTGCAATCGCTGATGGCTATTCAAAGCCTGACTTTGGCGAAACCTTGTTCCGCATAAGTTGCACGGGTACGGTTTCTCTCCCGTGTGCGTGCGCTGGTGGCTTTTTAAATTACTGCTTTGACTAAAACGTTTGCCGCATTCACCGCATCGGTACGGTTTTTCTCCTGTGTGCGTTCGGTAGTGTCTTTTCAGGTTGCTGTTTTGACTAAAACGTTTCCCGCAATGGTGGCATCCGTACGGTTTGTCGCCCGTGTGCGTGCGCTGGTGATTCCTCAAGGTACTTCCATCCCTGAAACGTTTCCCGCAATGGTGGCATCCGTACGGTTTGTCGCCCGTGTGCGTGCGCTGGTGTCTTTTCAAGTTTGTATGAATGTTAAAACGTTTCCCGCATCGGTCGCATCCGTACGGTTTCCCCTTCGTGTGCGTGCGCTGGTGTCTTTTTAGATCACCGCTTCGATTGAAACGTTTCCCGCATTCATCGCATCGGAAAGGTTTTTCTCCCGTGTGCGTTCGCTGGTGAATTGTCAAATCATAGTTACGCTTAAAACATTTACTGCATACATGGCAAGGGTACGGTTCTTCTACTGTGTGCTTTCGCTGGTCTCTTTCCAAGTCATTGCCCTTCGATTTAAAAAACGGTTGCTTGGTACGACGACTTCCGTGAGAGGTTCTACCATGAATCCGTAGACAACGTACAATATGAATCTTCAAACTCAAAAGAGCTCGGAAACCAACGCGACAAAGATCGCATTGATATTTGGCCTGCTTAGTAACATGATGTCGTTTTTCGTGTCTTTTGAGCGCGCACAACTGATCGAAACTTTGATGACATTCGACACATTCGTACAAGAACCCGTCTGTCACCACCCATTGATGAAATCTCAAGGTTTGAAGGCTGCTAAAACATTGCCCACACGCTTGAC includes these proteins:
- the LOC138046828 gene encoding zinc finger protein 135-like; the protein is MGAKETALSTATEPKITLVVKKETTVLEEKEEVTEGVTHIEQHQINTVVVEKRVTPCSVAVNPSYPNLGKNSWECDQCGKLFRKRRHLKKHQQRIHLVENKPYSCDHCGKCFSQNGDLKRHQRSHTGEKPYPCHECGKSFSRSDVLQVHQRTHTADKLFSCGECGKRFNQRGTLKEHQRMHTGEKPFPCHQCKKSFSRSSHLKEHQRTHTGEKPFPCHRCGKGFSKSGDLKRHQRTHTGEKPFPCDHCKKRFNCSSNLKKHQRIHTGEKPYPCDRCGKRFIQRGHLKVHQRTHTGEKPFPCHQCGKRFSEGGNLMKHQRKHTTAGNLGGKKVSRVAIS